CTGTTCGCCGACAACGGGATCGGGCTGTCCATCCGAGGTCCGGAGCGCATCGCCCTGACCGGCCCCAACGGCGCAGGCAAGTCGACGCTGCTGCGGATCATCGACGGCACACTGGAACCCGACGCCGGGACGGTGCAGCGGGCCGACGGCCGGATCGCCTCGCTGTCGCAGCGCCTGGACCTGCTGGCCGAGGACCGCACAGTGGCCGAGAGCCTGGCCGCCGCCGCACCCAGCCTGTCACACACCCGGCGCATGCACCTGTTGGCGCAGTTCCTGTTCCGCGGCGACCGCATCCACCTGCCGGTGGCGGCGCTGTCGGGCGGGGAGCGGTTGCGGGCGACGCTGGCGTGCGTGCTCTATGCCGAACCCGCGCCTCAACTGTTGTTGCTCGACGAGCCGACCAACAACCTCGATCTGGTCAGTGTCGGGCAACTGGAGTCCGCGCTGAACGCCTACCAGGGGGCGTTCGTGGTGGTCAGCCACGACGAACGGTTCCTGGCGGCTATCGGTATCGACCGGTGGCTGCGGCTGGACGGCGGAGAGTTGAGCGCTACTGGCGCCGCGGGTTGATGTTGTGGATCTGGGTCGGCACTGGGCCGACGCCGAAGCCGTCCTCGGCCGTCGCACCGGCCGAGGCGCGGTTGCCGAGCTGCTCGTAGCTGCGATCCGCGGCGGCGGCCCCGGCCTCGCCCCGCTGGGCGTCGTCCTTGCCGTCGTCTCTGCCGTCGGGCTGATCCGCTGGGCCGCCGGCGCCGTCACCACCGGGTCCTTGATGGTCGGCGGCCTTGACGGCCTCCTCGGCACCCGCGCCGCCGGAGGCCATCGCGGCCGCAGCGTCGCCGCCGCCTCCGGCCGCCTGGGTGGCGGCTTCGACAATGCCCTGCACACCCTGCATGACCTGCTGTGGCACCTGAGTCATCGCCTGGCTCAGGCCTTGCAGCGGCTGGGTGATCGACTGCGCCATCTGCCCGGCCATCTGGCTGAACTGGCCCATCATCTGGCCCGCGCCGCCCGCTCCCGAGCTCGCGGCCTCGGAGGCGCCTGAGCCGCCGCCGGCCCCGGATGCCGAGGACTTCCCTCCGAGCGCATCGGCCTGCGCCTTGAGCCGCTCGGCGGCATCCATGTCGCCGCGGGCGTAGGCCTGCGAGGCCTTGCCGAGCAGTTCGGCCATCCGGCCCGCGGCCACCTGGGTCGCGCCCAAGGCGCCCTCGCGGGCGGACGACGCGCCGTCGAATGCGTTCTGCATGGGAAATCCGATGGCGCCGTGGCTGGACGCCAGGTCGGACGGACCCGCGAACGCGCTCTTGAAGCTGTTGATGTCACCGCTGACTCCGTCGACGATGCCCTGCAGTCCGGTGATCGCGCCGGTGCTGGCGACGAGCTGGTTCATCGGGCCCCCTGAAGATCGTGCGGTCTAACTGCGCATTCTACTGTCGGCGCGGGCGGGTGCTGAGCGGCAAGTTCAGCCGGCCTGACGTGCGGCATCCTCCGCTGCGGCGAGCATCCCGACGTCGCGATATCGAGCCGAGACGTCCCGCAACGCCGAGCCGTCCGCGGCCGCCAGCGCACGGGCGTGCTCCAGCGTCAGCTGCCCGAACACGCAATCCAGGTCCACGCGGGCCAACGCATCGACGGCCCGGGTATCGCCCAGTCGCACGGCGTCGTGCAAAGCCCGCAGCATCACCGCGGATTGGCCGCCGCGCTCGGCGGCCTTGGCCGCCTCACGGGCCGCCGTCACCGCGCCCACCGAGTCGTTGCGGGCAGAGCAGGTCCAGGCTCGGGCCAGCGCCAACTCCGGCGCGAACAGCATCGACTTGAGTCCGTGCCGGGATTCCGCACGGGACAGTGCCTTCCCGGCCTCGACCGGCATACCGCGTTGACCGACGGCCTGCGCCAACAGCATCCAGGCCAGGGGGCCCCAGGAATACCCGGTCGGTGCCAGCGCGGCGGTTGCCTTGCGCAACAACGTGATCGCCTCGTGATATCGGCCGCGGATCAGTAGCACGTCGGCCATCAGTACCTCGCCGATGGAGCGGCCCGGCTGCAGCAGCTGGGTGAAATCGGTGATGTTCTTGGCCATTTCCTGGGCCTGATCCAGCCTGCCGGTCATCAGCAGCGCCGTGGTCTGGCCGAACCCGCTGGTGAACCGCAACAGTCCCGGATGCCCGGCCGCGAGTGCGCGCCGCGCCATCGCGTCCACGTCATCGAACCGGCCGGTGCGTGCGCAACTGAGCGCGGCCGTCGATCCGGCCCAGCCGACCGCGGTGTCATCGGCGGCGGGGGAGGCCAGCACCTCCAACGCCAGGCCCAAAGCCCGTTGTGGCGCACCGGCATTCATCGCGAAGGTGGCCGCGAGAGCGTCGAGCGTGGTCTGTGCCGTCGGCGTCGAAACGCGGCGACGGGTGGCGCGCAGGAACGCGGTGGCGCGTTCGGGTTCCGAGAGCATCCAGAACTGATTCGCCGCCTGCGGCAGTGCCCATGCCATCAGTTGGTCCTCGGACAGGCCGGCCGGGTCGATCTGTCCCAGGACGGCGTCGGCCTCACGGCCGCGGCCCTGCCAGGCCAGCGCGTACGCCAGGGTGAGCAGCCCGGTGAATTCGGAACCGAAACCGGCAGAAGCCAGGGCGGCCCGCGCCAGGCGCTCACTCAGCTCGAGGTCGCCGAGTCGAAGCGCCTCGCCTGCGGCGGCGCCGAGTTCGTCCGCGGGCAGGGGCACGTCGCTGTCGAGTGCCAGCACCGCCACCCGCAGCCGGTCCACCACCCCCGCGCGGGGTGCGGCGGCCAGCCGCTCGACCAGCGCGCTGCGCAGCCGCCGCAGGCCGGGGCCGCCGATCGTGGCGCGCATCGCGCTGAGGAACAGCGGATGCACACAGCGTGCCACTGCCTCGTCGACCCGCACCACACCGCTCTGCTGCGCTTCCTGGACGGCCTCGGTGCTGGTCAGCGCGATCAGGTCGGCGATCGGCAGTGGATCGTGCACCGACAGCTGCCGCAGCACCGCGACCGCGCCGCCGGGCAGATCGGACAGAAATGTGGCCACCTGATCGGCCAGCCTGGCGTCGTCATGACCCGGCGGCGACATCACGACGCGACTCACCAGACCGTCATCCCACAACGCGGCGACGTCGTCGGGGGCGTCGGCCGGGGATGCGGTGACGATGAGTTTGGCCGCCCCGCTGACCGCGAGTTGGTACACCAGGGCCGCCGACAAGCGGTCCAGCAGATGCGCGTCATCGACGATCAGCAACAGCTCGGACCCGAGTGCCTCACGCGCGGCTCGAAGTACATCGGCGGTCTTGCCCGTCGAGGGAATGTCGATCAGGTGCGCCACGGCGGCAAACGGAACGGCGGCAGCCGATTCGGTGCCGGTGATCCACACGACGCGCCGGAAATCGCTCGCGAGATGTTCGGCCGCGGTGCGGACCACCGAGGTCTTGCCGACCCCCGAAGGTCCGAGGAGCGCCGCGCCGCAGCGCTCCTGCAGGCCGGCCTCGAGGCCATCGAGTACGCGGTCACGCGGTGCGATCACCCAGTCGACAGCCATCCATCGAATCCTATGGGGGGCGGTGGCCGTTCAACGCGGAATTGAGGTCCGGGTGCGCCGACACCGCATCGTCGAGACCGCATCCGGTGATGATTCGCCGGATGCTCGGCTGCGTGATGACAAGCCGCACCGTGACGCCACGCTGGCGGCTGTCAACAGCCTGTTTGGCCAGGGCGACCAGCGCCCCGCAGCTCATGAAATCCAGCGATCCGCAGTCGACGACGAGCAACGAGCCCTCGGGTACAGCGGCGGCGGATTCGTCGAGCATGCGCTGCCAGTGGGACTCGTTGTGGGCATCGACCTGTCCGAAGACCTGAACGATGAGGCCTCCGGGTGCGGGGTGAGCCATCCAGTGCAGCTCGTGATCCTGCTGGTTCGATTCCACGATGAAACCGAGCATACCGATCTTGGTTTACGTTGTAAACGGAGCTGCTCAGTGCTAGTTCAGCCAGGTTTCGATGCGGTCGAGCTGGGCCTCCATCGCATCCTCGAACTCGTCGGAGCTGTGATCCTCGGCCAGCATCGGTTGCAGCCGCCGCAGGTTCGGGTAGTCGGCCAGCGACGTGTCGGGCCGCGGCGCCTCGTCGAGAACCGCCTCGTCGGGACTGAGCGCCACACCGCGCGCCGACACCTCGAGCAGCAACTGGCCCACCAGGAACGTCGTATACGTCCGGTAGGCGGCCACGGCCGCGTCATCGCTGAACCCGTAGGAGATCAGCGTCTCCAGGAACGTCTCCATCCAGCGCAGACTGCGCAGCGGCGGTCGCACCCACGGGGCTTCCGGCGCCTCGGTCGCCACGAGCGGGAACACCTCGGGATGTTCGATGGCGATGCGGCGCACGCCGTGACCGAGCCGGATCAGGAAGTCCTGCCAGCCGTCCTCCTGCCGGCGCGCGGCCAGCTGATCGGTGTAGAGGCGGTCGACGATGTGGTTGACGACGCCGGTCAGCAGATCGCCCCGGCTGTGCACATAGCGATAGAGCGCCATCGCCTCGACACCGCAGGCCGCGCCCAGCCGTCGCATGGTCAACTTCGTCAGACCCTCGCGATCGATCAACCCGATCGCGGTATCCAAGATGAACTCGCGGCTCAACCGTGTCGGTTGATCGACATCGTCAGTCA
Above is a window of Mycolicibacterium boenickei DNA encoding:
- a CDS encoding type VII secretion target → MNQLVASTGAITGLQGIVDGVSGDINSFKSAFAGPSDLASSHGAIGFPMQNAFDGASSAREGALGATQVAAGRMAELLGKASQAYARGDMDAAERLKAQADALGGKSSASGAGGGSGASEAASSGAGGAGQMMGQFSQMAGQMAQSITQPLQGLSQAMTQVPQQVMQGVQGIVEAATQAAGGGGDAAAAMASGGAGAEEAVKAADHQGPGGDGAGGPADQPDGRDDGKDDAQRGEAGAAAADRSYEQLGNRASAGATAEDGFGVGPVPTQIHNINPRRQ
- a CDS encoding ATP-binding protein, which produces MAVDWVIAPRDRVLDGLEAGLQERCGAALLGPSGVGKTSVVRTAAEHLASDFRRVVWITGTESAAAVPFAAVAHLIDIPSTGKTADVLRAAREALGSELLLIVDDAHLLDRLSAALVYQLAVSGAAKLIVTASPADAPDDVAALWDDGLVSRVVMSPPGHDDARLADQVATFLSDLPGGAVAVLRQLSVHDPLPIADLIALTSTEAVQEAQQSGVVRVDEAVARCVHPLFLSAMRATIGGPGLRRLRSALVERLAAAPRAGVVDRLRVAVLALDSDVPLPADELGAAAGEALRLGDLELSERLARAALASAGFGSEFTGLLTLAYALAWQGRGREADAVLGQIDPAGLSEDQLMAWALPQAANQFWMLSEPERATAFLRATRRRVSTPTAQTTLDALAATFAMNAGAPQRALGLALEVLASPAADDTAVGWAGSTAALSCARTGRFDDVDAMARRALAAGHPGLLRFTSGFGQTTALLMTGRLDQAQEMAKNITDFTQLLQPGRSIGEVLMADVLLIRGRYHEAITLLRKATAALAPTGYSWGPLAWMLLAQAVGQRGMPVEAGKALSRAESRHGLKSMLFAPELALARAWTCSARNDSVGAVTAAREAAKAAERGGQSAVMLRALHDAVRLGDTRAVDALARVDLDCVFGQLTLEHARALAAADGSALRDVSARYRDVGMLAAAEDAARQAG
- a CDS encoding STAS domain-containing protein, producing the protein MESNQQDHELHWMAHPAPGGLIVQVFGQVDAHNESHWQRMLDESAAAVPEGSLLVVDCGSLDFMSCGALVALAKQAVDSRQRGVTVRLVITQPSIRRIITGCGLDDAVSAHPDLNSALNGHRPP
- a CDS encoding TetR/AcrR family transcriptional regulator, whose product is MDSAPARGDTGLNAEGTILVTDDVDQPTRLSREFILDTAIGLIDREGLTKLTMRRLGAACGVEAMALYRYVHSRGDLLTGVVNHIVDRLYTDQLAARRQEDGWQDFLIRLGHGVRRIAIEHPEVFPLVATEAPEAPWVRPPLRSLRWMETFLETLISYGFSDDAAVAAYRTYTTFLVGQLLLEVSARGVALSPDEAVLDEAPRPDTSLADYPNLRRLQPMLAEDHSSDEFEDAMEAQLDRIETWLN